A window from Rhinolophus sinicus isolate RSC01 linkage group LG01, ASM3656204v1, whole genome shotgun sequence encodes these proteins:
- the THAP4 gene encoding peroxynitrite isomerase THAP4 isoform X2, with amino-acid sequence MEPPKMNPVVEPLSWMLGTWLSDPPGAGTFPTLQPFRYLEEVHISHVGQPMLNFSFNAFHPDTRKPMHRECGFIRLEPDTNKVAFVSAQNTGIVEVEEGEVNGQELCIASHSIARISFAKEPHVEQITRKFRLNSEGKLEQTVSMATTTQPMTQHLHITYKKVTP; translated from the exons ATGG AGCCCCCCAAGATGAACCCAGTGGTGGAGCCACTGTCCTGGATGCTGGGCACCTGGCTGTCGGACCCACCAGGCGCTGGGACCTTCCCGACACTCCAGCCCTTCCGGTACCTGGAGGAGGTGCACATCTCCCACGTGGGCCAGCCTATGCTGAACTTCTC GTTCAACGCCTTCCACCCGGACACGCGGAAGCCGATGCACCGGGAGTGTGGCTTCATCCGCCTGGAGCCCGACACCAACAAGGTGGCCTTCGTCAGCGCACAGAACACAG GCATCgtggaggtggaggagggagaggtgaaCGGGCAGGAATTGTGCATCGCGTCTCACTCCATCGCCAGGATCTCCTTCGCCAAGGAGCCCCACGTGGAGCAG ATTACGCGAAAATTCAGGCTGAATTCTGAAGGCAAACTTGAACAGACAGTCTCCATGGCAACCACTACCCAGCCCATGACTCAGCATCTTCACATCACGTACAAGAAGGTGACCCCGTGA